A part of Chanodichthys erythropterus isolate Z2021 chromosome 4, ASM2448905v1, whole genome shotgun sequence genomic DNA contains:
- the cipcb gene encoding CLOCK-interacting pacemaker isoform X2, producing MAEAQGCCWAPVLQWNLQLKQWKRMKDEGRIRAMAKFKHKRMEKSKPESERDSGFSDGSSEHLSAIDQTDTEDSSCSRSQVSPMAAVVGGALQGLSPMIIMNNVVLKQSGENAPSLKPWAFSPAVEVVQQPQVVFIQPVVPQRSASVPKGHASKRRRHKKYLPILKSYPKIAPHPGDNPHKSSSSSSASSVKSSSSSHTDQSSSSPLPGSLPASALPQDTSADSDTTRPESTDGRSSSNSCTTDNKIKRFCNTYNILSKSGLLDITLRTKELLRQNRRTQTELERLREHTNMFMEALQTGDCGIWSKLQMSMNEEDKGKERTPRDEENRDVTL from the exons ATGGCGGAAgcgcagggctgctgctgggcgccggtgCTGCAATGGAACCTTCA GCTCAAACAGTGGAAGAGGATGAAGGATGAAGGTCGTATAAGAGCGATGGCCAAATTTAAACACAAAAGGATGGAGAAGTCAAAGCCGGAGTCGGAGAGGGATTCAGGTTTCTCAG ACGGCAGCTCGGAGCATCTGAGCGCGATCGATCAGACGGACACGGAGGACTCGTCCTGCTCCCGATCACAGGTGTCTCCGATGGCTGCGGTGGTGGGCGGAGCTCTGCAGGGCCTCTCACCAATGATCATCATGAACAATGTTGTTCTGAAACAG TCTGGAGAAAATGCTCCGTCTCTGAAACCCTGGGCCTTCAGTCCAGCGGTGGAGGTGGTTCAGCAGCCTCAGGTCGTCTTCATTCAACCCGTCGTCCCACAGAGAAGCGCCTCCGTGCCGAAGGGACACGCTTCGAAGCGCCGCCGGCACAAAAAGTACCTCCCCATCCTCAAATCCTACCCCAAAATCGCTCCTCATCCTGGAGACAATCCGCAcaagagcagcagcagcagctcggCTTCCTCAGTCAAGAGTTCGTCTTCCTCTCACACGGATCAGAGCTCGTCCTCGCCGTTACCCGGCTCTCTTCCAGCGTCTGCTCTTCCGCAGGATACATCCGCCGATTCGGATACTACCAGACCCGAATCCACGGACGGCCGCTCCAGTTCTAATTCGTGCACGACGGACAACAAAATAAAGCGCTTCTGCAACACCTACAACATCCTCAGCAAGTCGGGGTTGCTGGACATCACGCTGCGCACGAAAGAGTTGCTTCGGCAGAACCGCCGGACGCAGACGGAGCTGGAGCGGCTGCGCGAACACACGAACATGTTCATGGAGGCGCTGCAGACGGGAGACTGTGGGATCTGGAGCAAGCTGCAGATGAGCATGAATGAGGAAGACAAAGGGAAAGAGCGGACGCCACGTGATGAGGAGAACCGGGACGTGACTCTCTGA
- the LOC137019286 gene encoding zona pellucida sperm-binding protein 4-like — translation MAGSWCVVQSLALCVWFCAFCHAVPQLSNLPQNPQALMFQQTDQRFQQPAQQQAGQQKPQRFQQASQVSQQFQQAVQQASQQQASQRFQQPAQQASQQFQQAVQQASQQQASQRFQQPAQASQQFQQAVQQASQQQASQRFQQPAQASQQFQQAVQQASQQQASQRFQQPAPASQQFQQAVQQASQQQASQRFQQPAQQASQQFSPQFQPKQPVAQAEPLDKCAVADYEQIQCGPPGISGAECEAINCCFNGQQCYYGKAVTVQCIRDGQFVVVVARDVTLPRLSLDSVRLLGGNDPPCSPVGSTPSFAIYQFPVTACGTSMMEDSGYVVYENRMTSSYEVGIGPLGSITRDSHFELLFQCRYSGTSVEALVVEVNTVPPPPPVAAPGPLRVELRLANGQCVTKGCAEGDEAYTSYYSDADYPVTKVLREPVYVEVRILERTDPNIVLMLGHCWATSTPSPLSLPQWDLLVDGCPYQDDRYLTTLVPVTGSSGLQFPTHYKRFVVKMFTFVDPSSLAPLQETVFIHCSTEVCHPSSGSCQQSCSRQRRDVHMKTTTAGQTVASSGEVRLIL, via the exons ATGGCAGGAAGTTGGTGTGTTGTTCAGTCTTTAGCACtttgtgtgtggttttgtgctTTCTGTCATGCTGTTCCACAGTTGAGTAATCTGCCCCAGAATCCTCAAGCTCTGATGTTCCAGCAAACTGACCAGCGGTTTCAACAGCCAGCTCAACAACAAGCTGGTCAACAGAAACCTCAGCGGTTTCAACAGGCTAGTCAAGTTAGTCAGCAGTttcaacaggcagttcaacaagcTAGTCAACAACAAGCTAGCCAACGGTTTCAACAACCAGCTCAACAAGCTAGTCAGCAGTttcaacaggcagttcaacaagcTAGTCAACAACAAGCTAGCCAACGGTTTCAACAACCAGCTCAAGCTAGTCAGCAGTttcaacaggcagttcaacaagcTAGTCAACAGCAAGCTAGCCAACGGTTTCAACAACCAGCTCAAGCTAGTCAGCAGTttcaacaggcagttcaacaagcTAGTCAACAGCAAGCTAGCCAACGGTTTCAACAACCAGCTCCAGCTAGTCAGCAGTttcaacaggcagttcaacaagcTAGTCAACAGCAAGCTAGCCAACGGTTTCAACAACCAGCTCAACAAGCTAGTCAACAGTTTTCTCCGCAGTTCCAGCCTAAGCAGCCAGTGGCACAGGCAGAGCCCCTTGACAAATGTGCTGTAGCTGATTATGAGCAGATCCAATGTGGACCACCTGGTATCAGTGGTGCTGAGTGTGAAGCTATCAACTGCTGCTTTAACGGACAGCAGTGTTACTATGGGAAGGCAG TGACTGTCCAGTGTATAAGAGATGGTCAGTTTGTGGTGGTGGTGGCTAGAGATGTTACTCTGCCTCGATTGAGCCTGGATTCAGTCCGTCTCCTGGGTGGAAACGATCCACCTTGCAGTCCTGTGGGATCCACACCTTCCTTTGCTATATACCAGTTCCCTGTCACTGCATGTGGCACGAGCATGATG GAGGACAGTGGATACGTGGTTTATGAAAACCGGATGACCTCCTCGTATGAAGTGGGGATTGGACCACTTGGTTCCATCACACGGGACAGTCACTTTGA GCTTCTCTTCCAGTGTAGGTACTCTGGTACTTCTGTGGAAGCTCTGGTTGTGGAGGTCAACACCGTTCCTCCACCGCCACCAGTAGCTGCTCCTGGACCCCTCAGGGTGGAGCTTAGACTGGCAAATGGTCAGTGTGTCACCAAAGGCTGTGCAGAAG GGGACGAGGCGTACACATCCTACTACAGTGATGCTGATTATCCAGTCACAAAAGTCCTGCGGGAGCCTGTGTATGTTGAGGTGCGCATTTTGGAGAGGACCGACCCCAACATTGTCCTGATGCTGGGACACTGCTGGGCGACATCAACCCCCAGTCCACTCAGTCTACCCCAGTGGGACCTTCTGGTTGATGG ATGCCCTTACCAGGATGACCGTTACCTGACCACATTGGTTCCAGTGACTGGATCATCTGGTCTTCAGTTCCCAACCCACTACAAGCGCTTTGTTGtcaagatgtttacatttgtggATCCATCATCACTGGCTCCTCTGCAGGAAACC GTCTTCATCCATTGCAGCACAGAGGTGTGCCATCCCTCTTCTGGCTCTTGTCAGCAAAGTTGCTCCAGGCAAA gaaggGATGTTCACATGAAGACCACCACCGCTGGGCAAACTGTGGCTTCTAGTGGAGAAGTGAGACTGATTCTATGA
- the pgfa gene encoding placenta growth factor produces the protein MLFPEAWSRSLCHSTERMVEVEQEYPGGVEHMFSPGCVPLLRCSGCCNDEKLACIPIRTRNITIQLLRITPAERSREYVLLSFQEHQTCECRYDTIFVSLHRSCFLFIYLTYFLTFRRRRHHLRNQQ, from the exons ATGCTGTTCCCAGAGGCCTGGAGCCGCAGTCTGTGTCACTCCACGGAGCGGATGGTGGAGGTGGAACAGGAGTATCCCGGAGGCGTGGAGCACATGTTCAGTCCCGGCTGCGTCCCGCTGCTGCGCTGCTCCGGCTGCTGCAATGATGAGAAACTAGCCTGCATCCCTATCCGCACACGCAACATCACCATTCAG CTGTTGAGAATCACTCCAGCGGAGAGGAGCAGAGAGTATGTGCTTCTGTCCTTTCAGGAACACCAGACCTGTGAGTGCAGGTATGATACCATTTTTGTGTCTTTGCATCGctcttgctttttatttatttatctaactTACTTTCTGACTTTCAGGCGCAGACGACACCACTTGAGAAATCAACAGTGA
- the LOC137018661 gene encoding zona pellucida sperm-binding protein 4-like, whose product MAGSWCVVQSLALCVWFCAFCHAVPQLSNLPQNPQALMFQQTDQRFQQPAQQQAGQQKPQRFQQASQVSQQFQQAVQQASQQQASQRFQQPAPASQQFQQAVQQASQQQASQRFQQPAPASQQFQQAVQQASQQQASQRFQQPAPASQQFQQAVQQASQQQASQRFQQPAPASQQFQQAVQQASQQQASQRFQQPAPASQQFQQAVQQASQPQASQRFQQPAQASQQFQQAVQQASQQQASQRFQQPAQQASQQFSPQFQPKQPVAQAEPLDKCAVADYEQIQCGPPGISGAECEAINCCFNGQQCYYGKAVTVQCIRDGQFVVVVARDVTLPRLSLDSVRLLGGNDPPCSPVGSTPSFAIYQFPVTACGTSMMEDSGYVVYENRMTSSYEVGIGPLGSITRDSHFELLFQCRYSGTSVEALVVEVNTVPPPPPVAAPGPLRVELRLANGQCVTKGCAEGDEAYTSYYSDADYPVTKVLREPVYVEVRILERTDPNIVLMLGHCWATSTPSPLSLPQWDLLVDGCPYQDDRYLTTLVPVTGSSGLQFPTHYKRFVVKMFTFVDPSSLAPLQETIFIHCSTAVCHPSSGSCEQSCARKSE is encoded by the exons ATGGCAGGAAGTTGGTGTGTTGTTCAGTCTTTAGCACtttgtgtgtggttttgtgctTTCTGTCATGCTGTTCCACAGTTGAGTAATCTGCCCCAGAATCCTCAAGCTCTGATGTTCCAGCAAACTGACCAGCGGTTTCAACAGCCAGCTCAACAACAAGCTGGTCAACAGAAACCTCAGCGGTTTCAACAGGCTAGTCAAGTTAGTCAGCAGTttcaacaggcagttcaacaagcTAGTCAACAGCAAGCTAGCCAACGGTTTCAACAACCAGCTCCAGCTAGTCAGCAGTttcaacaggcagttcaacaagcTAGTCAACAGCAAGCTAGCCAACGGTTTCAACAACCAGCTCCAGCTAGTCAGCAGTttcaacaggcagttcaacaagcTAGTCAACAGCAAGCTAGCCAACGGTTTCAACAACCAGCTCCAGCTAGTCAGCAGTttcaacaggcagttcaacaagcTAGTCAACAGCAAGCTAGCCAACGGTTTCAACAACCAGCTCCAGCTAGTCAGCAGTttcaacaggcagttcaacaagcTAGTCAACAGCAAGCTAGCCAACGGTTTCAACAACCAGCTCCAGCTAGTCAGCAGTttcaacaggcagttcaacaagcTAGTCAACCGCAAGCTAGCCAACGGTTTCAACAACCAGCTCAAGCTAGTCAGCAGTttcaacaggcagttcaacaagcTAGTCAACAGCAAGCTAGCCAACGGTTTCAACAACCAGCTCAACAAGCTAGTCAACAGTTTTCTCCGCAGTTCCAGCCTAAGCAGCCAGTGGCACAGGCAGAGCCCCTTGACAAATGTGCTGTAGCTGATTATGAGCAGATCCAATGTGGACCACCTGGTATCAGTGGTGCTGAGTGTGAAGCTATCAACTGCTGCTTTAACGGACAGCAGTGTTACTATGGGAAGGCAG TGACTGTCCAGTGTATAAGAGATGGTCAGTTTGTGGTGGTGGTGGCTAGAGATGTTACTCTGCCTCGATTGAGCCTGGATTCAGTCCGTCTCCTGGGTGGAAACGATCCACCTTGCAGTCCTGTGGGATCCACACCTTCCTTTGCTATATACCAGTTCCCTGTCACTGCATGTGGCACGAGCATGATG GAGGACAGTGGATACGTGGTTTATGAAAACCGGATGACCTCCTCGTATGAAGTGGGGATTGGACCACTTGGTTCCATCACACGGGACAGTCACTTTGA GCTTCTCTTCCAGTGTAGGTACTCTGGTACTTCTGTGGAAGCTCTGGTTGTGGAGGTCAACACCGTTCCTCCACCGCCACCAGTAGCTGCTCCTGGACCCCTCAGGGTGGAGCTTAGACTGGCAAATGGTCAGTGTGTCACCAAAGGCTGTGCAGAAG GGGACGAGGCGTACACATCCTACTACAGTGATGCTGATTATCCAGTCACAAAAGTCCTGCGGGAGCCTGTGTATGTTGAGGTGCGCATTTTGGAGAGGACCGACCCCAACATTGTCCTGATGCTGGGACACTGCTGGGCGACATCAACCCCCAGTCCACTCAGTCTACCCCAGTGGGACCTTCTGGTTGATGG ATGCCCTTACCAGGATGACCGTTACCTGACCACATTGGTTCCAGTGACTGGATCATCTGGTCTTCAGTTCCCAACCCACTACAAGCGCTTTGTTGtcaagatgtttacatttgtggATCCATCATCACTGGCTCCTCTGCAGGAAACC ATCTTCATCCACTGCAGTACAGCGGTGTGCCATCCCTCTTCTGGCTCTTGTGAGCAAAGCTGCGCTAGGAAAAGTGAGTGA
- the cipcb gene encoding CLOCK-interacting pacemaker isoform X3: MEPSVECRFLLKQWKRMKDEGRIRAMAKFKHKRMEKSKPESERDSGFSDGSSEHLSAIDQTDTEDSSCSRSQVSPMAAVVGGALQGLSPMIIMNNVVLKQVNSGENAPSLKPWAFSPAVEVVQQPQVVFIQPVVPQRSASVPKGHASKRRRHKKYLPILKSYPKIAPHPGDNPHKSSSSSSASSVKSSSSSHTDQSSSSPLPGSLPASALPQDTSADSDTTRPESTDGRSSSNSCTTDNKIKRFCNTYNILSKSGLLDITLRTKELLRQNRRTQTELERLREHTNMFMEALQTGDCGIWSKLQMSMNEEDKGKERTPRDEENRDVTL, from the exons ATGGAACCTTCAGttgagtgtcgcttctt GCTCAAACAGTGGAAGAGGATGAAGGATGAAGGTCGTATAAGAGCGATGGCCAAATTTAAACACAAAAGGATGGAGAAGTCAAAGCCGGAGTCGGAGAGGGATTCAGGTTTCTCAG ACGGCAGCTCGGAGCATCTGAGCGCGATCGATCAGACGGACACGGAGGACTCGTCCTGCTCCCGATCACAGGTGTCTCCGATGGCTGCGGTGGTGGGCGGAGCTCTGCAGGGCCTCTCACCAATGATCATCATGAACAATGTTGTTCTGAAACAGGTGAAC TCTGGAGAAAATGCTCCGTCTCTGAAACCCTGGGCCTTCAGTCCAGCGGTGGAGGTGGTTCAGCAGCCTCAGGTCGTCTTCATTCAACCCGTCGTCCCACAGAGAAGCGCCTCCGTGCCGAAGGGACACGCTTCGAAGCGCCGCCGGCACAAAAAGTACCTCCCCATCCTCAAATCCTACCCCAAAATCGCTCCTCATCCTGGAGACAATCCGCAcaagagcagcagcagcagctcggCTTCCTCAGTCAAGAGTTCGTCTTCCTCTCACACGGATCAGAGCTCGTCCTCGCCGTTACCCGGCTCTCTTCCAGCGTCTGCTCTTCCGCAGGATACATCCGCCGATTCGGATACTACCAGACCCGAATCCACGGACGGCCGCTCCAGTTCTAATTCGTGCACGACGGACAACAAAATAAAGCGCTTCTGCAACACCTACAACATCCTCAGCAAGTCGGGGTTGCTGGACATCACGCTGCGCACGAAAGAGTTGCTTCGGCAGAACCGCCGGACGCAGACGGAGCTGGAGCGGCTGCGCGAACACACGAACATGTTCATGGAGGCGCTGCAGACGGGAGACTGTGGGATCTGGAGCAAGCTGCAGATGAGCATGAATGAGGAAGACAAAGGGAAAGAGCGGACGCCACGTGATGAGGAGAACCGGGACGTGACTCTCTGA
- the cipcb gene encoding CLOCK-interacting pacemaker isoform X1 has protein sequence MAEAQGCCWAPVLQWNLQLKQWKRMKDEGRIRAMAKFKHKRMEKSKPESERDSGFSDGSSEHLSAIDQTDTEDSSCSRSQVSPMAAVVGGALQGLSPMIIMNNVVLKQVNSGENAPSLKPWAFSPAVEVVQQPQVVFIQPVVPQRSASVPKGHASKRRRHKKYLPILKSYPKIAPHPGDNPHKSSSSSSASSVKSSSSSHTDQSSSSPLPGSLPASALPQDTSADSDTTRPESTDGRSSSNSCTTDNKIKRFCNTYNILSKSGLLDITLRTKELLRQNRRTQTELERLREHTNMFMEALQTGDCGIWSKLQMSMNEEDKGKERTPRDEENRDVTL, from the exons ATGGCGGAAgcgcagggctgctgctgggcgccggtgCTGCAATGGAACCTTCA GCTCAAACAGTGGAAGAGGATGAAGGATGAAGGTCGTATAAGAGCGATGGCCAAATTTAAACACAAAAGGATGGAGAAGTCAAAGCCGGAGTCGGAGAGGGATTCAGGTTTCTCAG ACGGCAGCTCGGAGCATCTGAGCGCGATCGATCAGACGGACACGGAGGACTCGTCCTGCTCCCGATCACAGGTGTCTCCGATGGCTGCGGTGGTGGGCGGAGCTCTGCAGGGCCTCTCACCAATGATCATCATGAACAATGTTGTTCTGAAACAGGTGAAC TCTGGAGAAAATGCTCCGTCTCTGAAACCCTGGGCCTTCAGTCCAGCGGTGGAGGTGGTTCAGCAGCCTCAGGTCGTCTTCATTCAACCCGTCGTCCCACAGAGAAGCGCCTCCGTGCCGAAGGGACACGCTTCGAAGCGCCGCCGGCACAAAAAGTACCTCCCCATCCTCAAATCCTACCCCAAAATCGCTCCTCATCCTGGAGACAATCCGCAcaagagcagcagcagcagctcggCTTCCTCAGTCAAGAGTTCGTCTTCCTCTCACACGGATCAGAGCTCGTCCTCGCCGTTACCCGGCTCTCTTCCAGCGTCTGCTCTTCCGCAGGATACATCCGCCGATTCGGATACTACCAGACCCGAATCCACGGACGGCCGCTCCAGTTCTAATTCGTGCACGACGGACAACAAAATAAAGCGCTTCTGCAACACCTACAACATCCTCAGCAAGTCGGGGTTGCTGGACATCACGCTGCGCACGAAAGAGTTGCTTCGGCAGAACCGCCGGACGCAGACGGAGCTGGAGCGGCTGCGCGAACACACGAACATGTTCATGGAGGCGCTGCAGACGGGAGACTGTGGGATCTGGAGCAAGCTGCAGATGAGCATGAATGAGGAAGACAAAGGGAAAGAGCGGACGCCACGTGATGAGGAGAACCGGGACGTGACTCTCTGA
- the cipcb gene encoding CLOCK-interacting pacemaker isoform X4: MKDEGRIRAMAKFKHKRMEKSKPESERDSGFSDGSSEHLSAIDQTDTEDSSCSRSQVSPMAAVVGGALQGLSPMIIMNNVVLKQVNSGENAPSLKPWAFSPAVEVVQQPQVVFIQPVVPQRSASVPKGHASKRRRHKKYLPILKSYPKIAPHPGDNPHKSSSSSSASSVKSSSSSHTDQSSSSPLPGSLPASALPQDTSADSDTTRPESTDGRSSSNSCTTDNKIKRFCNTYNILSKSGLLDITLRTKELLRQNRRTQTELERLREHTNMFMEALQTGDCGIWSKLQMSMNEEDKGKERTPRDEENRDVTL; encoded by the exons ATGAAGGATGAAGGTCGTATAAGAGCGATGGCCAAATTTAAACACAAAAGGATGGAGAAGTCAAAGCCGGAGTCGGAGAGGGATTCAGGTTTCTCAG ACGGCAGCTCGGAGCATCTGAGCGCGATCGATCAGACGGACACGGAGGACTCGTCCTGCTCCCGATCACAGGTGTCTCCGATGGCTGCGGTGGTGGGCGGAGCTCTGCAGGGCCTCTCACCAATGATCATCATGAACAATGTTGTTCTGAAACAGGTGAAC TCTGGAGAAAATGCTCCGTCTCTGAAACCCTGGGCCTTCAGTCCAGCGGTGGAGGTGGTTCAGCAGCCTCAGGTCGTCTTCATTCAACCCGTCGTCCCACAGAGAAGCGCCTCCGTGCCGAAGGGACACGCTTCGAAGCGCCGCCGGCACAAAAAGTACCTCCCCATCCTCAAATCCTACCCCAAAATCGCTCCTCATCCTGGAGACAATCCGCAcaagagcagcagcagcagctcggCTTCCTCAGTCAAGAGTTCGTCTTCCTCTCACACGGATCAGAGCTCGTCCTCGCCGTTACCCGGCTCTCTTCCAGCGTCTGCTCTTCCGCAGGATACATCCGCCGATTCGGATACTACCAGACCCGAATCCACGGACGGCCGCTCCAGTTCTAATTCGTGCACGACGGACAACAAAATAAAGCGCTTCTGCAACACCTACAACATCCTCAGCAAGTCGGGGTTGCTGGACATCACGCTGCGCACGAAAGAGTTGCTTCGGCAGAACCGCCGGACGCAGACGGAGCTGGAGCGGCTGCGCGAACACACGAACATGTTCATGGAGGCGCTGCAGACGGGAGACTGTGGGATCTGGAGCAAGCTGCAGATGAGCATGAATGAGGAAGACAAAGGGAAAGAGCGGACGCCACGTGATGAGGAGAACCGGGACGTGACTCTCTGA